Below is a genomic region from Apteryx mantelli isolate bAptMan1 chromosome 22, bAptMan1.hap1, whole genome shotgun sequence.
TTGTGGGGACTCTGTTCCCAGCCTGTGTCTTTAGAATGTTTCTAAAACTGAATTTGGGAATCTTTCTTGATGTTCTAGTTTAACCATACTCTATACATAGCAATTGGGGGAGATTCTGTTCCCGTCACGATGTGGATTTAACTTTTGTAACTCTTGACCCTAAGATACTTAATGTCTTACCTTGGTTTATCAGATGATCGAGCACGTAGGTCTCCTCGGAAGCTTCCTACTTCtttgaagaaggaagaaaagaagtggGTTCCACCTAAATTCCTGCCACACAAATATGATgtgaagctgaaaaatgaagataaGGTGAGATGACTGCTTGAGTCCTTTCTGGTATGACATGAGCATATAAGTTTGATTTAAATAATCACTATCAGTATGTCTACGCAGCACAACACAGGACTTTCTGAAGGAGCCATGGGATTGGAAGTGGGTTGCCTGCATTTGTGCAGTTGTCTGCTAGGCTGATTAGCTTGGCTATTTCTACAAGTAATTGTGTTTTGTGCCATGGAAATACCTGACAATTTCCTGATACTACCCAGGGAAGCTGAGTCACAATGATATGGTTAGCTTGAGAGTTTTCACTATTAACTGGCTAATCTCTGGTAAGGCAGTTAATGAAGGTTGGTCAGAGGTAGACTAGTAATAATTAGGACCAGGAGCTGCTGCTCTCATTTTAACTGAGGTTCTCTAAGAGTCATGAGTAATTGCACTTCAGGAAGCTCTGTGTGGCTGCAGTACTGCTACATGCTTTTTGTCATCTGTTTGCTAATTTGATAGAAAGGCAGTGCTGACCTCAATTTAATGAGTACAGCTTGCAGAGCTACACCTCTGGtcttggggaaaacaaacaaacaaacaaaacaaacactaaTATGTAAAAGTTTTTAAGTTAGTAGCAAGCACGTGCCAGGGGAAGATCAGAAGTTTCTATTGTTGCCAAATAAAGCAACAGAGTTTGGCAGGAAAACTGCAACATAAATTAATGTTTTTGGTGATGTTTTTGGCTAACTGAATCTTCTACCAGTCTCTGTTACATGTCTCAATTGCAagttgtatttgttttgtttttgcgtTTTTTGCAAGAGAGCTTTGAAAGAGTAGAGAGTTTGCGGACCTGAAGCATTGTAATGGTCCTTGCTCCTTTTTGCTATATAACATGCATCTGTAATGTCGCTAAAAATTGAATGTTAACAGTCTGTTTTTTTATATTATCTCCAAGATCATCAGTAATGTACCAGCAGATAGCTTAGTCCGTACAGAGCGTCCTCCCAACAAGGAGATCCTGAGGTACTTCATCCGTCATAATGCGCTACGGGCTGGCACTGGCGAGAATGCCCCATGGGTAGTGGAGGATGAGTTAGTGAAGAAATACTCTCTCCCCAGTAAATTTAGTGACTTCCTACTTGACCCACATAAGGTAAGAATTCCTATAAATATCTTCTGGATTTAGTGGTGGGGAATAGGTGAGAAAGCAGTCTTGGCTAAGACTTCTGTGGGCCAGTTAGGTTTTGGTGCCCTTGAGCTTAAATTAACATAGAAAGATGCAGAGCAGGGAAGTCTGCTCTTTTGAAAAGTGTCTCTTTGAGGTTAAACAACTTGAATATGTGAAACAGTGATCCATTTTGAAACTATGAGCTGCAACGTAATGTGACTCTGTTTTCTTAGCTTTTCCCATAGTGATTTCATTACTTGTCTCTAAATAATAGTCAGGATTTCCTTATGAAATCAAATAGACAAATAGAAGAGCTATAGTCCTTAGCTGGTAATATCAATTATTGGACCATTTTCATGGTCACAATGGAAGAGCTGGATATCTCTGACTTTACGATACTTGGTTCTTCTGTGGTGCTGGATTGGGAGATGGCTGAATGTTCTACAAATGAGGTTAAATATAAGAATATATGCACAAGTAAATTGCAACAAATGGTGTCGCTTGTTTTGGATTATGTATCAGATCACGAAAAATTGAAACACATCTGTGGATCACATCTTGGACCCAAAAgatactttttttgtgtgtgtgcacgttGTATGTAGGAACTTAATCTTGTCCTTTGCGTAAATCCCATCGCATGATTGCCATCAATTTCAGAACTGCTTGGATAACTGCATGGCAGATGCTGCAAATCTTTGTACTGAATGCTCCAAATAGCTGGGACGTTTTTGTCCCCAGCCCTTTGTAGTGACCATCCAAATATGCTGTTAATGGAGTAAATGCCATACCGTTCTGCTGTTTTAGAATCCATCTTTGGGTgtagaaagcacttttttttttttttctatttagtaAACTCGCTTTCACGTGGACTCAACCTTTGTCAAATTTTGTTGTAAAACTAGAACAGAAGTATCTGGTATATCATTTTTTCTCATTGGGAAGATAGCTTCCGTGGGCTCTTCTGCAAATTTGTAAATTTGCTTAAAGTAAAAACTTAATTCTTCATACATGAGCTGTGTTTACCCTGCTATACTATTTGGGGTCCCACTCTCTTACTAGAAGGTATTTCGTGGTGGTGTTCAATTTTTTTATTCAAAGCACTGATGGATGGAGGCATGCTTGTGgtagaagaaaaaatatgcacCTGTAACATTTTAGGTGTGAGTTCTATAAGCTTAGCTTTATGTTTAGGGATGGCACTTTCCATGGCACATTTCCCACTTGAATTTGCATTGAATTTTAAACactgagaagtggctgaagaatTTAGTAATCTAGAATTAGTGTTCTGGCAAAATAACTTTGTTGTACATGTGACAGTTTAATATATGGTGTAAGCTGTAGATCTAGTATTTGTAATTATGATTCATATCAGTGCTGAATGTTTTCAGCTTAAATAATTCTCTTCAGCAAAAATGTTGTCACAGAATTTTTGCAGAGTGAAGTTAAACAGACAGTGGATTCAGATAGTATGCTATCTTCAGTACAGATTTCTCTATCAGATTAATGGAGACTTTTAAATCAGGGGTAAAACCTCTAACAGTGAAAATCCAGAAGccagaaatataaatatttctatgACATTCTTAACTTGATGACATTGTGTATATCTGTTTGTAAGTAAGTACTTCTTTGGCTGTATTTTTTACTATGCTTACTGCTgcagttttgtttgttgttgttgggtttttttgctagtAATCTTAACTTTTCATCTCCTAATTTCTGGTAATTTTACTCATAACCTAAGGGTTATATTTCTGCAAGTgtcctatattttattttttactttttgaaatgAATTAATATTCTGGGTGCACTCTGAACCTGAATTTGAGGTGGTGAGATAATTCTGAAGTCAGTCTCTCTGTTTGGCTTCGAGTCAAACTATTTTATGCTGAAAGTAGGCTAACAGGCGggttatttaaaaacaatcagATATTCAGTGACATTACTTGAGAATTGAATCCTAATCAGGACTGAAACCGGACTGCTCAAATTTGATGCAAGAGCTAGATTCCCGTTATCCATCACTTTCTTTACCttgaaatattaatataaaattattctttctttaatCTTAGTATATGACTCTCAACCCATCAACCAAGAGGAAGAGCTCTGGATCACCGGACAGAAAACCTGCCAAGAAATCCAAAGCTGATGGATCATCCCTGGGTCAGCCACTGAGCCCTACTCTGTGGTGTCACGTACATTTGGAGAAATCTATTATTGGGTCTCCACTGAAAGTGAAAAACTCTAAGAACTCAAAATGTACCAAAGAGGAGTTGGAAGAGGTGATGAAAATAGTGTCGCCTGGTAAACTTGGCTCTAACTTTCACATTCCAAAGAGGAGCCGATTGGGAAAGGGCAGCAACAAATCCTTGGACAAAAAGCAGAGAGGCAAAAGGGTTTTAAATGGGCAGAAATCATCTGGGAAATCAAAGTCTCCTAGAAAAGGCTTGAAGACTCCGAAGATGAAGATGAAACAAATGACTCTACTGGACATGGCAAAAGGTACCACTAAGGTGTCCAGGGCTCCCAGGAATTCAGGAGGCACCCCTAGGTCTTCCAGCAAACCCCAGAAACATCTGCCTCCTGCAGCACTCCATCTTATTGCCtattacaaagaaaacaaagaccGGGAAGACAAAAAAAGTGCCCTTTCCTGCATCATCTCCAAAACAGCCAGGTTACTCTCAAATGAGGATCGTGCCCGTCTCCCTGAAGATTTGCGAGGAATAGTACAGAAACGCTATGAGCTTCTAGAGCACAGGAAGAAATGGGCCACCATGACAGAGGAGCAGCGAAAGGAATatctgaagaagaaaagggagaagctGAAAGAGAAACTGAAGGAAAGAGCGAAGGAGCGGAAGGAGAAGGAGAtgaaagaaaaactggaaaaacaaaaaagatatgAGGACCAAGATATTAAAGGGAAGACCTTGCCTAGTTTTAGACTGGTTGATACTCCAGAAGGACTTCCTAATACTCTCTTTGGGGATGTAGCCATGGTGGTAGAATTCCTGAGCTGTTATTCTGGGTTATTGATGCCAGATGCTCAATATCCTATTACAGCAGTTTCTCTGATGGAAGCGCTTTGTGCAGAGAAGGGTGGCTTTCTTTACTTGAACCGGGTACTGGTCATTCTTCTGCAGACCCTGCTGCAAGATGAAATTGCTGAAGATTATGCTGAGCTGGGAATGAAGCTTTCCGAAATACCACTTACTTTGCATTCTGCTTCTGAGTTGGTCCGCCTGTGCTTACGCAAGTCAGATGTACAAGAAGAAAGTGAGGTCTCAGATAATATAGATGAAAGCAAGGATTCAGCGACTTTTGAGGATAATGAAGTACAGGATGAGTTTTTGGAGAAACTGGAGACATCGGAGTTCTTTGAGCTGACTCCTGAAGAGAAACTGCAGATACTGGCAGCGCTATGCCACCGGATTCTAATGACTTATTCAGTGCAGGACCATGTGGAGGCCAAGCAGCAGATGTCAGCTGAGCTATGGAAGGAGCGCCTTGCTGTCCTGAAAGAAGAGAATGACAAGaagagagcagaaaagcaaaagcgAAAAGAAATGGTAGCAAAGAACAAGGAGAATGGGAAGGATGAGAATACAATGGGAAGAaacgaaaagaaaaagaatgagatgGTGAAAATAGAGCACCGGGTAGAAATAGAAGCTGACGATATGatcagcgctgtgaagagcagacgCCTTCTGGCCATCCAAGCCAAGAAAGAGAGGGAGCAACAGGAAAGACAAATGAGAGGTAAGAAAATTACCAGGGGAGTAGAACATTTGTGTGTCACGGAGTAGGTGAGAATAAATGAACTAATGGTGAAAACTGACAAGTCTATTTCCAGGAGTGTTACCTGGGTTCAAGGAATTTCCTAGCTGGATAAGTACAGTTCAGTTGCTGTAGGGCTTTATGAATGACAGCTTGGGAAAGATGTTTTAGATGTTCCTGTGGTGGCTCAAAATCTGGaatgttaggaaaaaaagcagtaactgatttctgttttgtatctGTGGGCATCTTTTGTATGGTAACTTTCTAATTTTGTCAGGCTCAGGAAAGCTGGAgtacagaaactttgttttggggGCAGAAAATCATGTTTGTCCATGCCCAAATATCTTTTGCCTCTTTTATGTACAGAGGAGATACTTCCTGATCAATAGTTAATTCCCACAGCTACTGCTGTCTCTGCTGCCATGCACACTGTCAGATTGATACTAGCAGATCTCCTCCCAGAGGAGGGCCTGGGCTataaatttcagtttttaaattctcattttaaaGAACTAGTTATGGAAGCTTATAAATATAAACTGTTCAGTCAGACTTCTTCAAGTCATTAGTTTTATTACCAAATTGTACGTGCCTCTGTCTGTGCGGTGCTTTTTGCTAAGGAATATGCAACATGAAGCACAAAACACTTTGATAGATGCACACTACAGGGaatttttttcattgcaaatgTGGGTACTGGGCATATGGAAGTGGACAGTATAACTCATCTAGGTTGTCATTTCCCTTCTGAAACAGTTGAGGGAAAAGCTTCCCACATGGAGCCTGGCTCCTGTGCCTTAGCTGGAATCTGGAAGTTTTTGTTCTAGGAGACCAAGAATAGCTAAGTAACGTGGACTTCCCTAAGACTCCTCAGGGAGTGGAGTGGTTACAGCCATGCctcacattaaaaataattagacCTTTCAGATCTTATGTTAAGAGCTGTGAGTCTCAGAAGTATCAATAATCTCTAAAACAGATAAAACTTTGTTCACTTGATTCTCATCTAAAGGGTATTCAGTAGAGACTTGTTTGTTTGTGCTATATCTTGCACTGTTCCCACCACAGATTAGTTTCTGTCTGTCCAGGAGCCCCTTATTAATACTATGATGCAAGAATCTTGATTTTTACTAGTGTCTGACCTATTTCCTTTTACCCAGATCTgaaccttctttttttctgtgagctGGTTCCTTGCTGTCCTGTGCTGTAAGCTGTATTTACCACACCCAAACTAAAGCAAAGAGGAAATTCTTACTATTCCTGAGTTTTCTGGTTGCATTTTATACAACTGGCTTCTCACTGACTGATTTCCTTTTGGTGCTGTCCTTGTTCCCCTTCCACCCTGGAGTAGCTGAAGATCTGGTGTGCTCTAATACCTCTCCAGAAAAACAAAGTACCAAGTATCTAATGTGCTGTAGCTGGATTGTCTCTGGGCCCTGATTCTTGTAGTTTTCCAGTTGTTTGATGGCAAGTTCAAATAGGAAGGAGAGAAACATtgagttgacagagatgattaaAAATCATTTGTTTTGGGTGCTCGGGAAATGCAATTTGGGGTGACTCCACAAGGAAAAAGAGGGGTGTCTGGCAGTAAAGAAAGGATTCAGCCTTTCGTTAAGGTTTGAACTTGTATTGCTTCCTTTCCACATAGCAAACCCTAACATTTCAGCCACCCAAGCCTCCTTTTATCTGTTAAGCAGCTGGTACCAAGGCATAAATATACTCGCAGATCTTGGTGGATGTCAATGAGTGCAGTATTTAGGGCTGCAGAGTTAGCAGCTCTGAACTAGTCTGTTCAGGACTTCAGGCTTGGGGACTGATGTGGTTTCAGTATCTTAGAAACTGAaaaacagttcagaaaaacagaaaaccacaaTTAGAACTGTCTCGTATGCTACTACTATGACAGGGCTTTTTGTCGCCCCTTTTCAGTATGCAGGCTTTCAGGCCATTTCAGTTGCATTTGCTTTGGATAACGTTAATATCTCTGGGGGAGTAAAAGCTGCTGACAAAACACTGATTGTGCAGTGGTTtagctggggtgtgtgtgtgtgtatgtatgtatctatctatctatccatctatctCACAGTCAGAGGATGCCGTTGTCACCACTTCGGTAGTATCAGTAATACTTAGAGCACTAACCTCTTTTCAGTTAAACCTATGACGGTCATGGCCAATTCTTCCAAGCTATTCTCAGAAAAGAACCCAGTGTAAGAAagcataaatgtattttttgttctttcttgacTTCTTTTGTAGTTAATACTAGTCATGTATCAATGCAGGAAGTTAATATCTCTGTTTTCTTGACAGTAAAAGCCTTGTCGCTTCTATTTCCATGTTATTCTAGCACTTGCTAATTGTTCTTTGCCTTATCACTCCATAGAGCAATAGGATATTTCCTGTAAGTCTGTTGGAGGAGAATGGAGAAATGGAAGTTTGTATGCCTAAAAGAGGCCTGCTAGAGAGAAGAGTACCAGCCAAGATTAGCTTGCAGTCATAAATGAAAATGACAGGCAGGttttgttgtcgttgttgttctCATCTTGACCGAACAATTTGGGCACATGAGAAAAATGAAGTTTCTATTCTTTGCTTCGTTTCTTATTCTGGCACTTGATAATACCTGCTACAACTGATCTTTGCAGTTGGATAGGAAAAATACCTGTCTCTCATGTTGTAGGCATTCAAGAGTTTGCTGGCAGTATGGCTTGTTTTGATTGGATTCTTTGCTCTTGAAGGGAGGGTGGTGAGGAAGAAAATGTACTTTGTGCTTGCTAGAATTGCTGAGTATTCTTACCATCAGCCGTGTTTAATGTAGGGGGCGTGGATTCTGGAAAAATTGAATACTTGATTACAGAATTGAAAATCTTACAGAGAAAAGCGTGAAAACAAGCAATGCAAATTTAGAATATGAttggaattattttaatattctggCTAGAATGGTGGGTTTCTTCAAGACCTCTTGACCATGAAAGCCAAGGGCACCTTAC
It encodes:
- the BAZ1B gene encoding tyrosine-protein kinase BAZ1B isoform X2 is translated as MAPLLGRKPFPLAKPLPPGELGERFIIPHTQEAFRTREEYEARLERYSERIWTCKSTGSSQLTHKEAWEEEQEVAELLKEEFPIWYEKLVLEIVHHNTVSLEKLVDAAWLEIMTKFAVGEECDFEVGKEKMLPVKVLKIHPLEKVDEEASEKKSDGACDSPSSDKENSSQVAQDNQKESILKEDDNRRESMNDRARRSPRKLPTSLKKEEKKWVPPKFLPHKYDVKLKNEDKIISNVPADSLVRTERPPNKEILRYFIRHNALRAGTGENAPWVVEDELVKKYSLPSKFSDFLLDPHKYMTLNPSTKRKSSGSPDRKPAKKSKADGSSLGQPLSPTLWCHVHLEKSIIGSPLKVKNSKNSKCTKEELEEVMKIVSPGKLGSNFHIPKRSRLGKGSNKSLDKKQRGKRVLNGQKSSGKSKSPRKGLKTPKMKMKQMTLLDMAKGTTKVSRAPRNSGGTPRSSSKPQKHLPPAALHLIAYYKENKDREDKKSALSCIISKTARLLSNEDRARLPEDLRGIVQKRYELLEHRKKWATMTEEQRKEYLKKKREKLKEKLKERAKERKEKEMKEKLEKQKRYEDQDIKGKTLPSFRLVDTPEGLPNTLFGDVAMVVEFLSCYSGLLMPDAQYPITAVSLMEALCAEKGGFLYLNRVLVILLQTLLQDEIAEDYAELGMKLSEIPLTLHSASELVRLCLRKSDVQEESEVSDNIDESKDSATFEDNEVQDEFLEKLETSEFFELTPEEKLQILAALCHRILMTYSVQDHVEAKQQMSAELWKERLAVLKEENDKKRAEKQKRKEMVAKNKENGKDENTMGRNEKKKNEMVKIEHRVEIEADDMISAVKSRRLLAIQAKKEREQQERQMRVKMEKEAEEERIRKHKAAAEKTFQDGIAKAKLVMRRTPIGTDRNHNRYWLFSDEVPGLFIEKGWVHDSIDYRFILPHQKKEDVKKDYSPVDKRKSTATDGRVSILHRSVHVADIPAETTTPKQGQNLWFLCDSQKELDELLDCLHPQGVRESQLKERLQKKYQDITHSIHLARKQNLGLKSCDGNQELLNYLRSDLIEVATRLQKGGLGYVDVTPEFEARIYSLESLKDFGECVVALQAGVIKKFLQGFMAPKQKRRKHQGEDCIAKAEEIDEEKKMAEEAKVASAMEKWKTAIREAQTFSRMHVLLGMLDACIKWDMSAENARCKVCRKKGEDDKLILCDECNKAFHLFCLRPALYEIPDGEWQCPACQPSTARRSSRGRNYTEDSAEDEAEEGEEASDEQDAEEEEEEEEDYEVAGLKCPSNEEDGTSPKPRIAEM